From one Magnetofaba australis IT-1 genomic stretch:
- a CDS encoding aspartate kinase — protein MALIVQKFGGTSVGSIDRIKNVARKAIAEFESGNQVVVAVSAMSGETNRLVALVEEITGFYNKREYDVVVSAGEQVSIGLLATAIESMGYKARSYLGWQVRFRTDGAHSKARIREIESFRIRKDLDAGAIVIVAGFQGIDDDGNITTLGRGGSDTSAVALAAALKADRCDIYTDVDGVYTTDPRIEPKARKMDVISYDEMLEMASLGAKVLQTRSVELAKKYTVPVRVLSSLDPNSTGTMLTKENAMMEQVLVSGVAYDKNEAKITILGVPDHPGVAATLFGILGDAHINVDMIIQNISVQGGTDVTFTVPRTDYAQALKALEEPIKQIGAREVVGDPDIAKISAIGVGMRSHSGVAQTMFKALSQEGINIQMISTSEIKISVVIDEKYTELAVRTLHDAFELDKDAGDRVTG, from the coding sequence GTGGCGCTCATCGTACAGAAATTCGGCGGCACCTCCGTCGGCTCCATCGACCGCATCAAAAACGTCGCCCGCAAGGCCATCGCCGAGTTCGAATCCGGCAATCAGGTGGTGGTGGCGGTCTCCGCCATGTCCGGCGAAACCAACCGCCTGGTGGCGCTGGTGGAGGAGATCACCGGCTTCTATAACAAGCGCGAATATGATGTGGTGGTCTCCGCTGGCGAGCAGGTCTCCATCGGTCTGCTGGCCACCGCCATCGAATCCATGGGCTACAAGGCGCGCTCCTATCTGGGCTGGCAGGTGCGCTTCCGCACCGACGGCGCCCACAGCAAGGCGCGCATCCGCGAAATCGAGTCGTTCCGCATCCGCAAGGACCTCGACGCCGGAGCCATCGTCATCGTCGCCGGTTTCCAGGGCATAGACGACGACGGCAACATCACCACCCTCGGGCGCGGCGGCTCCGACACCTCTGCGGTGGCGCTGGCGGCGGCGCTCAAGGCCGATCGTTGCGACATCTATACCGATGTGGACGGCGTCTACACCACCGATCCGCGCATTGAGCCCAAAGCGCGCAAAATGGACGTCATCTCCTACGATGAGATGCTGGAGATGGCCTCGCTGGGGGCCAAAGTGTTGCAAACCCGCTCGGTGGAGCTGGCGAAAAAATACACCGTGCCGGTGCGTGTGCTCTCCTCTCTGGACCCCAACAGCACCGGCACCATGTTGACAAAGGAAAATGCGATGATGGAACAGGTTTTGGTCTCGGGCGTGGCCTACGATAAGAATGAGGCCAAGATCACCATCCTCGGCGTGCCCGACCATCCCGGCGTGGCCGCCACCCTGTTTGGCATTCTGGGCGACGCCCACATCAACGTGGACATGATCATTCAGAACATCTCCGTGCAGGGCGGCACCGACGTCACCTTCACCGTGCCGCGCACCGACTACGCCCAGGCCTTGAAGGCGCTGGAGGAGCCCATCAAGCAGATCGGCGCGCGCGAAGTGGTGGGCGACCCGGACATCGCCAAAATCTCCGCCATCGGCGTGGGCATGCGCTCCCACTCCGGCGTGGCGCAGACCATGTTCAAAGCGCTCTCCCAGGAGGGCATCAATATTCAGATGATCAGCACCTCGGAGATCAAAATCTCCGTGGTGATCGACGAAAAATACACCGAACTGGCTGTGCGCACCCTGCACGACGCCTTTGAACTGGATAAGGACGCGGGTGATCGCGTCACCGGCTGA
- the cimA gene encoding citramalate synthase — MTDLKRVDIYDTTLRDGAQSEDVQFSVEDKLRICRKLDALGVDYIEGGWPGANPKDDAFFARARKELNLSHSRLSAFGSTRRAAARVEEDVVVRGLLSAEVGVITIFGKSWDLHVTQALGISLAQNLELIHDTIRYLKKRVDRVFYDAEHFFDGFAANPDYARQTLEAARDAGADALILCDTNGGSLPSQVGAAVAGLRDLNAVLGIHTHNDSELAVANALAAVEAGCAHVQGTLNGLGERCGNANLISVLPNLILKMGRETSVGEERLPKLSALSRFVNELANRPTQKNQPFVGSSAFAHKGGIHVSAVLKDSRTYEHIRPEQVGNKQRVLVSDQSGRSNLLYKFSELGIELDPKDPRIQTLLEEVKSLELHGYQFDGAEGSLELRARRALGQVPTYFERRGFRVIDERRIREDEDDDRFMGAEGTVKILIGGVMEHIVAEGAGPVDALHNALTLVLSRHYPSLGEIELADYKVRILMGSGSMSGGADAIVRVLIEWNDGERRWGTVGVSDHIIAASYDAMVEALEYKLFLDKVRPV, encoded by the coding sequence ATGACCGACTTAAAACGCGTCGATATTTATGACACCACCCTGCGCGATGGCGCGCAAAGCGAGGATGTGCAGTTTTCGGTGGAGGATAAACTGCGCATCTGCCGCAAGCTGGACGCCCTGGGGGTGGACTACATCGAAGGCGGCTGGCCCGGGGCCAACCCCAAGGATGACGCCTTCTTCGCCCGCGCGCGCAAGGAGCTGAACCTCTCCCATTCGCGGCTAAGCGCATTTGGTTCCACCCGCCGCGCCGCCGCCCGTGTGGAGGAGGATGTGGTGGTGCGGGGGCTGCTCTCCGCCGAGGTTGGGGTGATCACCATTTTCGGCAAGAGCTGGGATCTGCATGTGACCCAGGCGCTGGGCATCTCTTTGGCGCAGAATCTGGAGTTGATCCACGACACCATCCGCTATCTGAAAAAGCGCGTGGATCGGGTCTTCTATGACGCCGAACACTTCTTCGACGGCTTTGCCGCCAACCCGGACTATGCGCGCCAGACCTTAGAGGCGGCGCGGGACGCTGGCGCCGATGCGCTGATTCTGTGTGACACCAACGGCGGCTCCCTGCCCAGCCAGGTGGGCGCGGCGGTGGCCGGGCTGCGCGATCTCAACGCGGTGCTGGGCATCCACACCCACAATGACTCGGAGTTGGCGGTGGCCAACGCCCTGGCGGCGGTGGAGGCGGGCTGCGCCCACGTGCAGGGCACCCTCAATGGTTTGGGCGAGCGCTGTGGCAACGCCAATCTCATCTCAGTGCTGCCCAATCTGATTCTGAAAATGGGGCGCGAAACTTCCGTCGGCGAGGAGCGTCTGCCCAAGCTCTCCGCTTTAAGCCGCTTTGTTAATGAGTTGGCCAACCGCCCCACGCAGAAGAATCAGCCCTTCGTCGGCAGCTCGGCGTTCGCCCACAAGGGCGGCATTCACGTCTCGGCGGTGCTCAAGGATTCGCGCACTTACGAACATATTCGTCCAGAGCAGGTGGGCAACAAGCAGCGCGTGCTGGTCTCCGATCAATCCGGGCGCAGCAATCTACTGTATAAATTCTCCGAACTGGGCATTGAGTTGGACCCCAAGGATCCGCGTATCCAAACCCTCCTCGAAGAGGTCAAAAGCCTGGAGTTGCATGGCTACCAGTTTGACGGCGCCGAAGGCTCCCTGGAGCTGCGCGCGCGGCGCGCATTGGGGCAGGTGCCCACCTACTTTGAACGGCGGGGCTTTCGCGTCATCGACGAGCGGCGCATACGCGAAGATGAGGATGACGACCGCTTCATGGGCGCCGAAGGGACAGTGAAGATCCTCATTGGCGGGGTGATGGAGCACATTGTTGCTGAGGGCGCCGGACCAGTGGATGCGCTGCACAATGCGCTCACTCTGGTGCTGTCGCGCCATTACCCCTCTTTGGGCGAGATCGAACTGGCGGATTATAAAGTGCGCATCCTGATGGGCAGCGGCTCCATGTCCGGCGGCGCCGACGCCATCGTGCGGGTGCTGATTGAATGGAATGACGGCGAGCGACGCTGGGGCACCGTGGGGGTCTCTGACCACATTATCGCCGCCTCCTACGACGCCATGGTGGAGGCGTTGGAATACAAGCTGTTTTTGGATAAAGTACGGCCGGTTTAG
- a CDS encoding P-II family nitrogen regulator — translation MKKVEAIIKPFKLDDVKEALAEVGIQGITVSEVRGFGRQKGHTELYRGAEYVVDFLPKLKVEVVLADDMVERAVEAIEQAGRTGRIGDGKIFVSPIEVAVRIRTGERDTDAL, via the coding sequence ATGAAGAAGGTGGAAGCGATTATCAAGCCCTTCAAGCTCGATGATGTGAAAGAAGCGCTGGCGGAAGTGGGAATTCAAGGCATTACCGTGAGCGAGGTGCGCGGTTTTGGTCGCCAGAAGGGGCATACCGAACTGTATCGCGGCGCCGAGTATGTGGTGGACTTTCTGCCGAAGCTGAAAGTGGAAGTAGTGCTGGCTGACGACATGGTGGAGCGCGCCGTGGAAGCCATTGAACAAGCTGGCCGCACCGGTCGTATCGGCGATGGCAAGATCTTTGTTTCGCCCATTGAAGTGGCGGTGCGCATCCGCACCGGCGAGCGCGATACCGACGCTTTGTAA
- a CDS encoding response regulator yields MMNSSNISQFQNHRNDGGIALKKHILRPLALAFALLTAVVIGGSYLYFEHAFSRDLSNKRLEIDRFFKMALNLRAQKLGATLTAIAHNPDILATWRHSNRQALIAKALPQFRDLREKSRITHFYFHRTDKVNFARVHQPGRFGDAITRTTMRNATPHGGVSSGAELGPLGTFTLRAVVPVHHDGEFLGYLELGEEIDDVTRQISQLFNVDVMLLLHKHDLSEKGWRKGMRMLGRAPLWDQFANTVVSSATLDITPEPLYAMLDEMNRSHARAMLDLSWQGQQFKAVGIPVYDVADNEVGHFVALLDVSAATSDMLRYMALATLISVFLFSILFSLFLRITSRTELGIRKIHNDLASAHFYNNLILETVGDGIYGMDPSGRITFVNSAGAKLIGFSEQELLGRNQHEVMHHHRIDGSEFPECECPIHQALHQGQLIKRGDDFFWRKSGEAFPVEYVATPLISEGRILGGVVAFRDITERKRHESALQEAKFRAESANLAKSEFLATMSHEIRTPMNAIVGMCELLEETGLSSDQRTYVRTLSNAGEILLALINDILDLSKIEAGELELDYGAFQLCSVVETTAVVMAIRAYQAGLELNVSLSPELPVLVHGDSSRLRQILINLLGNAIKFTEQGHVTLRAEPDSGGASDVFQFTVSDTGVGIAPDKQSTIFDTFTQADSSVTRRYGGTGLGLAICKRLVNAMGGRIWVESQEGVGSAFYFTVRLTPLQESDQQAPNMQDLTGVKILAVDDNPVNLAILEEGLAYLGAEVSVCSGGEEGLDALDEIAQEGERYDMMLVDCRMPFCSGFDVVKHLRGLDAIADMPVIMLSSDHSRQTSDKALSEGIGYLTKPIKRADLSWSIGERLGLSASLAHHSHGEDKEPAESDLSSKALAEASLEQADGLKLLLVEDSPDNRLLIRAFLKGTGHQVVEAIDGVEGVRMFQQGRFDLVLMDLQMPQMDGLTATQEIRLWEAQNGRERTPVVALTAHAVVDMLQSAEEVGCDGFMTKPIKKRQLLKLLSSADSLTQIESFSDCGQSVDES; encoded by the coding sequence ATGATGAATTCTTCGAACATCTCGCAATTTCAAAACCACAGAAATGACGGCGGCATCGCTCTGAAGAAGCATATTCTGCGTCCGTTAGCGCTGGCTTTCGCGCTACTGACCGCTGTGGTGATCGGCGGCAGCTACCTCTATTTCGAGCATGCCTTTTCACGAGACCTGAGCAACAAGCGCCTGGAGATCGACCGGTTTTTTAAAATGGCGCTGAATCTGCGCGCACAGAAACTCGGCGCCACTCTCACAGCCATTGCGCACAACCCCGATATCCTGGCGACGTGGCGTCACTCAAATCGACAGGCCCTCATCGCCAAAGCATTGCCCCAGTTTCGTGATCTGCGTGAGAAAAGCCGCATCACCCACTTCTATTTTCACCGCACGGACAAAGTCAATTTTGCCCGCGTGCATCAGCCTGGGCGGTTTGGCGACGCCATTACCCGCACCACCATGCGCAACGCCACGCCTCATGGCGGCGTCAGTTCTGGCGCGGAACTGGGGCCGCTGGGCACCTTTACGCTACGCGCGGTTGTTCCGGTCCATCATGACGGCGAGTTTTTGGGCTATCTGGAGTTGGGTGAAGAGATCGACGATGTGACGCGCCAGATCAGTCAACTCTTCAATGTAGACGTGATGCTGCTGCTGCATAAGCACGACCTGAGCGAGAAGGGGTGGCGTAAGGGGATGCGCATGTTGGGGCGGGCGCCGCTTTGGGATCAGTTTGCCAATACAGTTGTGAGTTCGGCGACTCTGGACATCACGCCGGAGCCACTCTACGCCATGCTCGACGAGATGAACCGATCCCATGCCCGCGCCATGCTGGATCTCTCCTGGCAGGGGCAGCAATTCAAAGCGGTTGGAATTCCCGTCTATGATGTGGCGGATAATGAAGTCGGCCACTTTGTGGCGCTGTTGGATGTGAGCGCCGCCACGAGCGATATGCTCCGCTATATGGCGTTGGCCACGCTTATCAGCGTCTTCCTGTTCAGCATTCTGTTTTCCCTGTTCCTGCGCATCACCAGCCGTACAGAGCTGGGGATTCGAAAGATCCATAATGATCTGGCTTCCGCCCACTTCTATAATAACCTGATTTTGGAAACCGTCGGCGATGGCATCTACGGAATGGATCCGTCTGGCAGAATCACCTTCGTGAACTCTGCTGGCGCCAAATTGATTGGCTTTAGCGAGCAGGAGCTGTTGGGTCGCAACCAGCATGAGGTGATGCACCACCATCGCATTGATGGCTCCGAGTTTCCCGAGTGCGAATGTCCGATCCATCAAGCGCTGCATCAGGGCCAGTTAATCAAGCGCGGCGATGACTTCTTCTGGCGCAAGAGCGGTGAAGCTTTTCCCGTCGAGTATGTGGCCACGCCCTTGATCAGCGAAGGAAGGATTCTGGGCGGGGTGGTGGCGTTTCGCGACATCACCGAACGTAAGCGGCACGAGTCAGCCTTGCAGGAGGCGAAGTTTCGCGCCGAGTCGGCCAATCTCGCCAAGTCGGAATTTCTCGCCACCATGAGCCATGAAATTCGCACCCCCATGAACGCCATTGTGGGCATGTGCGAGCTGCTGGAGGAGACGGGGCTGAGTTCCGATCAACGCACCTATGTGCGTACGCTCTCCAATGCGGGAGAGATCCTGCTGGCTTTGATCAACGATATTTTGGATCTGTCTAAAATCGAAGCCGGTGAACTGGAGTTGGATTATGGCGCTTTTCAACTCTGTTCGGTGGTGGAAACCACCGCGGTGGTGATGGCGATTCGCGCCTATCAAGCAGGGCTTGAGCTCAATGTGAGCCTCTCTCCCGAGCTGCCTGTCCTGGTTCATGGGGACTCCAGCCGTTTGCGTCAGATTTTGATCAATCTGTTGGGCAATGCGATCAAATTCACTGAGCAGGGCCATGTGACGTTGCGCGCCGAGCCGGACTCCGGCGGCGCGTCGGACGTCTTTCAATTCACCGTCAGCGATACCGGCGTCGGGATTGCGCCGGACAAACAGAGCACGATTTTCGACACCTTTACCCAAGCGGACTCTTCGGTGACGCGGCGCTATGGCGGCACTGGACTGGGGTTGGCGATCTGCAAGCGTCTGGTTAACGCCATGGGGGGGCGTATTTGGGTGGAAAGCCAGGAGGGGGTTGGCAGCGCATTTTACTTTACCGTGCGGCTAACCCCGCTGCAGGAGTCGGATCAACAAGCGCCTAACATGCAGGATTTAACCGGGGTGAAGATCCTGGCTGTGGATGATAACCCGGTCAACTTGGCGATTCTGGAGGAGGGGTTGGCCTATTTGGGGGCTGAAGTGTCGGTCTGTTCCGGCGGTGAAGAGGGGCTTGATGCGCTTGATGAGATCGCTCAAGAGGGCGAGCGTTATGACATGATGCTGGTGGATTGTCGCATGCCCTTCTGCAGTGGGTTTGATGTGGTCAAGCATCTGCGCGGTTTGGACGCCATAGCGGATATGCCGGTGATCATGCTGAGTTCCGACCACAGCCGCCAGACCAGTGACAAAGCGCTAAGCGAAGGGATTGGTTACTTGACCAAACCCATCAAACGGGCGGATCTCTCCTGGAGCATCGGCGAGAGGCTCGGATTGAGCGCCTCTCTTGCACACCACTCACATGGTGAGGACAAGGAGCCTGCTGAGTCGGATTTGAGTTCCAAGGCGCTTGCGGAGGCGTCGCTGGAGCAAGCGGACGGGTTGAAGTTGCTTTTGGTGGAGGACTCCCCGGATAATCGCTTGTTGATTCGCGCTTTTCTCAAAGGGACAGGACACCAGGTGGTAGAGGCCATTGATGGTGTGGAAGGGGTGCGGATGTTCCAGCAGGGGCGTTTTGATCTGGTGTTGATGGATCTGCAGATGCCGCAGATGGATGGATTGACCGCCACCCAGGAGATCCGCCTATGGGAAGCGCAGAATGGTCGCGAGCGCACGCCTGTCGTGGCGCTGACAGCCCATGCCGTGGTGGATATGCTACAGAGCGCCGAGGAGGTTGGGTGCGACGGTTTTATGACCAAGCCCATAAAAAAACGGCAATTACTGAAATTGTTGTCGTCTGCGGATAGCCTGACACAGATTGAATCGTTCTCCGATTGCGGGCAGAGTGTTGATGAATCGTAG
- a CDS encoding O-succinylhomoserine sulfhydrylase has protein sequence MSPKSPSDSWGPATRALHTGQRRSAEGENSIALYLTSSFAFESPEQARARFADEEPGNIYSRFTNPNLSAFEERMAALEGGEDAVSFASGMAAISSTFLALLSAGDHIVLSRSVFGSIANVARDVLPRMGIEVDLVSLSDLEAWRAAIKPNTKMLFMETPANPTLEMGDIAALAQLAHDNGAILAVDNVFATPVMQQPLALGADLTVHSATKYLDGQGRVLGGAVVGRKDLVRGPIYSYLRNCGPTLSPFNAWVLHKGLETLALRMERHNHSALQIAQALDCHALLSGGKVRYPGLPSHAQHELAKRQMQGFGGLLCLELGDRERAYRFLNALTIAQITANLGDSRTLATHPATTTHAKWKEEARQAAGITQGLVRLSIGLEDVADLQADFEQALEAMAG, from the coding sequence ATGTCGCCGAAATCGCCATCAGACTCCTGGGGTCCCGCCACTCGCGCGCTGCATACCGGTCAGCGGCGCAGCGCCGAGGGGGAGAACAGCATCGCGCTCTATCTCACCTCCAGCTTCGCGTTTGAAAGCCCGGAGCAAGCGCGCGCCCGCTTTGCCGACGAGGAGCCGGGCAACATCTACAGCCGCTTCACCAACCCCAATCTGAGCGCCTTTGAAGAGCGCATGGCGGCGCTGGAGGGGGGCGAGGATGCGGTCTCCTTCGCCTCCGGCATGGCTGCTATCAGCTCCACCTTTTTGGCGCTGCTCAGTGCGGGCGATCACATCGTGTTGAGCCGTTCGGTGTTTGGCTCCATCGCCAATGTGGCGCGGGACGTGTTGCCGCGCATGGGCATTGAGGTGGATCTGGTTTCGTTGTCGGATCTGGAGGCCTGGCGCGCGGCGATCAAGCCCAATACCAAAATGCTGTTCATGGAGACCCCGGCCAACCCCACGTTGGAGATGGGGGATATCGCCGCGTTGGCGCAGTTGGCCCATGACAACGGCGCCATTCTGGCGGTGGACAATGTGTTCGCCACGCCGGTGATGCAGCAACCGCTGGCCTTGGGCGCCGATTTGACTGTGCATTCGGCGACCAAATATCTCGATGGTCAGGGCCGGGTGCTGGGCGGCGCGGTGGTGGGACGCAAGGATCTGGTTCGTGGTCCCATCTACAGCTATCTGCGCAACTGCGGGCCGACGCTCTCGCCGTTCAACGCCTGGGTTCTGCACAAGGGGCTGGAGACTTTGGCGTTACGGATGGAGCGGCACAATCACAGCGCGTTGCAGATCGCCCAAGCATTGGATTGTCATGCGCTGCTGAGCGGCGGCAAGGTGCGTTATCCCGGCTTGCCCAGCCATGCGCAGCATGAGCTAGCCAAGCGCCAGATGCAGGGCTTTGGCGGCCTGCTGTGTCTGGAGTTGGGGGATCGGGAGCGGGCGTATCGCTTTCTCAATGCGCTGACCATTGCGCAGATCACCGCCAATCTGGGCGATAGCCGCACGTTGGCGACGCATCCGGCCACCACCACCCACGCCAAATGGAAAGAGGAGGCGCGGCAGGCGGCGGGGATTACCCAGGGCTTGGTGCGTCTGTCCATTGGTTTGGAGGATGTGGCGGATCTGCAAGCGGACTTCGAGCAGGCGCTGGAGGCGATGGCGGGCTAG
- a CDS encoding pyridoxamine 5'-phosphate oxidase family protein: protein MNTRPSDIAFTPSVKAIQQRKHSRDAYRHMEETKGWSQSISDELAAFIAAQRSFFLATVSSEGAPYIQHRGGPPGFLRIISPTRLGFVDFKGNKQFITQGNLVDNPKAHILLIDYAKGQRVKLWGEAQVVEGDQLLIQELMPQDYQARAEQVILFDVSAWDINCPKHIPRRYEHVDVERAIQERDARIAELEAKLRGAL, encoded by the coding sequence ATGAACACACGACCGTCAGACATCGCCTTCACCCCCAGCGTAAAAGCGATCCAGCAGCGCAAACACTCGCGCGACGCCTACCGCCACATGGAGGAGACAAAAGGCTGGAGTCAGAGCATCAGCGACGAATTGGCGGCTTTCATCGCGGCGCAGAGAAGTTTTTTTCTCGCCACCGTTTCCAGCGAAGGCGCGCCTTACATCCAGCATCGGGGCGGCCCGCCCGGATTTCTTCGCATAATCAGCCCAACACGGCTGGGATTCGTCGATTTCAAAGGCAATAAGCAGTTCATCACCCAGGGCAATCTGGTTGACAACCCCAAAGCGCACATCCTCCTCATCGACTACGCCAAGGGCCAACGGGTGAAACTTTGGGGCGAGGCGCAGGTTGTGGAGGGGGATCAACTGCTTATCCAAGAGCTGATGCCGCAAGATTACCAGGCGCGCGCTGAACAGGTGATTCTGTTTGACGTGTCCGCCTGGGATATCAATTGTCCCAAGCATATCCCAAGACGATATGAACACGTAGATGTGGAACGCGCCATTCAGGAGCGGGACGCCAGAATCGCCGAACTGGAAGCCAAACTTCGGGGCGCACTCTGA
- a CDS encoding carboxymuconolactone decarboxylase family protein yields the protein MSHIPTPESIQQAPHGSQNLLQAVQQKLGVVPNLFRIVANSPAALQGYLGLLAALETGALEAATHERIALAVAQVNGCGYCLAAHCYLGSNIAHLSDEEMEANRKGFSSDAKAEAAVRFAADIAQSRGHVASSAVQNVKAAGYSDAEIVEIVVHVALNTLTNYVNSALGTAIDFPQVRELAA from the coding sequence ATGTCTCACATTCCTACGCCCGAATCGATCCAACAAGCCCCTCATGGGTCGCAAAACTTGCTGCAAGCGGTGCAACAGAAGCTGGGCGTCGTCCCCAATCTGTTTCGCATCGTCGCCAACAGTCCGGCGGCCCTGCAAGGTTATCTCGGACTGCTCGCGGCCCTGGAAACGGGCGCCCTTGAAGCGGCCACCCACGAACGCATTGCGCTGGCCGTGGCGCAAGTCAACGGCTGTGGCTACTGCCTGGCCGCCCACTGCTATTTGGGCAGCAACATCGCCCATCTGAGCGATGAGGAGATGGAGGCGAATCGTAAAGGCTTCTCCAGCGACGCCAAGGCGGAAGCAGCCGTGCGCTTTGCCGCCGACATCGCCCAAAGCCGGGGCCATGTCGCCAGTAGCGCCGTGCAGAATGTGAAAGCGGCGGGCTACAGCGATGCGGAGATTGTGGAAATCGTTGTCCACGTGGCGCTGAACACACTGACCAACTACGTCAACTCGGCGCTGGGAACCGCAATCGACTTTCCTCAGGTGCGGGAGCTGGCGGCCTGA
- a CDS encoding LysR family transcriptional regulator, translating to MDRFRALEVFVAVAEAGSLIGAAKALSISAPSVTRILGELESDLDVLLFHRSTRATTLTDPGRAFLTDARRILDDFHISRDAARGAHRAPKGVLRLTAPTLFGQLYVSPVLLGFLDRYPEMEAEAIYLDRIVNLIDEGFDLAVRIGALPETNLMAIRVGAVRRVLCAAEAYLSHAGIPQTLEALAEHRIIAARPVASTNAWRFAGGESVRVTPRVSFSTIPAAIDAAKSGWGVTQALSYQIGPEVDAGSLKIVLGDYEPEPMPVHIVHPEGRHVSAKVRAFIDMAVESLRANPLLKI from the coding sequence ATGGATCGCTTTCGCGCGTTGGAGGTGTTTGTCGCTGTGGCTGAGGCGGGCTCACTGATTGGCGCGGCAAAAGCCCTCTCCATCAGCGCGCCGTCGGTGACGCGCATCCTGGGCGAGCTGGAGTCGGATCTGGATGTGCTGCTGTTTCACCGCTCCACCCGGGCGACAACTCTCACGGACCCCGGGCGCGCATTTCTGACCGATGCGCGACGCATTCTGGACGATTTTCACATCTCCCGCGATGCGGCGCGCGGCGCGCATCGCGCGCCAAAAGGGGTGCTGCGGCTTACGGCGCCGACCTTGTTTGGTCAACTTTATGTTTCGCCGGTTTTGCTGGGTTTCCTGGATCGCTACCCGGAAATGGAGGCGGAGGCGATCTACCTGGATCGGATTGTGAATCTGATCGACGAAGGGTTCGATCTGGCGGTGCGGATTGGCGCTTTGCCTGAGACGAATCTGATGGCCATACGGGTTGGCGCGGTGCGACGGGTGTTGTGCGCGGCAGAGGCGTACCTGTCCCATGCTGGAATCCCGCAAACACTTGAAGCGCTGGCCGAACATCGCATTATCGCCGCCCGGCCTGTTGCGTCCACCAATGCGTGGCGGTTTGCTGGAGGAGAAAGCGTGCGTGTTACGCCACGCGTCTCTTTTTCCACCATCCCCGCCGCCATCGACGCCGCCAAATCCGGTTGGGGGGTTACCCAGGCGCTCTCTTATCAAATTGGGCCGGAGGTGGATGCGGGAAGTCTGAAAATCGTGCTCGGCGACTATGAGCCAGAGCCGATGCCGGTGCACATTGTTCACCCCGAAGGGCGGCATGTCTCCGCCAAAGTGCGCGCATTCATTGATATGGCAGTGGAGAGTCTGCGCGCCAATCCGCTTCTCAAAATCTAA
- a CDS encoding DJ-1 family glyoxalase III → MTARVLVPIAESCEELETVTIVDLLRRAGIDVTIAALEPGPVTMSRGVVILPDAELEDVIDHEYDMLVLPGGMPGAEHLNNDARIIALIQKMAAANRYTAAICAAPMALASAGVLQGKQATSFPAFHDKLTAGGAALSADAVACDGKVITSRGPGTAMDFALQLIESLLGKEQRDAVEAPLQRP, encoded by the coding sequence ATGACCGCTCGTGTATTGGTCCCCATCGCCGAAAGCTGCGAAGAGCTGGAAACCGTCACCATCGTCGATCTGCTGCGCCGCGCCGGAATCGACGTCACCATCGCCGCGCTGGAGCCCGGACCGGTGACCATGAGCCGGGGCGTGGTGATTCTGCCCGACGCCGAGCTGGAAGATGTGATCGACCACGAGTACGACATGCTGGTGCTGCCCGGCGGCATGCCCGGCGCCGAACATCTGAACAACGACGCGCGCATTATCGCCTTGATCCAAAAGATGGCCGCCGCCAACCGCTACACCGCCGCCATCTGCGCCGCGCCCATGGCGCTGGCCAGCGCCGGAGTTCTGCAGGGCAAACAGGCCACCAGCTTCCCCGCCTTTCATGACAAACTCACTGCGGGCGGCGCCGCCCTGAGCGCCGATGCGGTGGCGTGCGATGGTAAAGTCATCACCTCGCGCGGCCCCGGCACGGCCATGGACTTCGCCCTGCAACTCATCGAAAGCCTACTGGGCAAAGAGCAGCGCGACGCGGTGGAAGCGCCGCTGCAGCGCCCGTGA
- a CDS encoding YciI family protein: MYYAIISQDVDNSLPLRKQARPAHIERLKALAAEGRLLVAGPNPAIDSEEPGEEGFTGSTVIAEFDSLADAQAWANADPYVEAGVYASVSVKPFKKVLP; encoded by the coding sequence ATGTACTACGCCATTATCAGTCAGGATGTGGATAACAGCCTGCCGCTGCGCAAACAGGCGCGCCCGGCGCATATCGAACGGCTCAAAGCCCTGGCTGCGGAAGGTCGACTGCTGGTTGCTGGGCCCAATCCGGCCATCGACAGCGAAGAGCCCGGTGAAGAGGGCTTCACCGGCAGCACCGTCATCGCCGAGTTCGACTCGCTGGCCGACGCCCAGGCCTGGGCCAACGCCGACCCCTATGTGGAAGCGGGCGTCTACGCTTCTGTGTCGGTGAAACCGTTCAAAAAAGTCCTGCCGTAA